The Eurosta solidaginis isolate ZX-2024a chromosome 4, ASM4086904v1, whole genome shotgun sequence genome includes a window with the following:
- the LOC137248881 gene encoding protein prenyltransferase alpha subunit repeat-containing protein 1-like isoform X1, translated as MDFDTENENEVLCEKIISDMQAVFLKDPELSTFEIIPTILNRNKSPVIHAEHHLGLESWCTKHVYDHSHKTIIGYRRQHQQRYLQHSDVLLKYLNVALLINPDVTTFWHIRRQMVQTNHLKINCEFKFSALILSKKPKSSEAYAYRRWLYSFQSHDAIDWPSELGICDRSADRSANNYHAWTHRQWVLQNAPDLIRSELMMTEKFIRKHISDYSSYHYRQTLITRAYELCYYETNELEHLHNLKDLISYYLVDDLEILSTGDVLDILLPGVDQTAVGEPRLSSFLYCCNLAAHDIRLCDDQKNMFGERESFDNHRRASLRFIVENCVRLLMGELPGLYLAPRTYAQLQEFNATLRKFDYASHMFLAALKRSESLLGERHRQWCTIFLGFNYV; from the exons CTCCACATTTGAAATTATACCAACTATTTTGAATCGTAACAAATCACCCGTTATACATGCTGAACATCACCTCGGTCTGGAATCGTGGTGTACAAAACATGTTTACGATCATTCACATAAAACAATAATCGGTTATCGGCGACAACATCAGCAACGTTATTTGCAACATAGCGATgtgttgctgaaatatttgaatgttGCGCTACTCATTAATCCTGATGTAACCACTTTTTGGCATATACGCCGCCAAATGGTGCAGACGAatcatttgaaaataaattgTGAATTCAAGTTCTCAGCATTGATTTTATCAAAGAAACCTAAATCGAGTGAGGCTTACGCATACCGTCGTTGGTTGTACTCGTTTCAGA GTCACGATGCCATCGATTGGCCCAGCGAGTTGGGTATTTGTGATCGCTCTGCCGATCGCAGCGCTAATAACTACCACGCATGGACGCATCGTCAATGGGTATTGCAAAATGCGCCGGATTTGATACGATCCGAATTAATGATGACCGAAAAATTTATACGCAAACACATAAGCGACTACAGCAGCTATCACTATCGTCAAACGCTGATCACGCGCGCCTACGAATTATGTTATTACGAAACGAATGAACTCGAGCATTTACACAATCTAAAAGATTTGATCAGTTATTATCTGGTCGATGATTTGGAAATACTCAGTACAGGAGATGTGCTGGACATTTTGCTAcctggcgttgatcagacagcaGTTGGTGAGCCGCGTCTTAGCTCATTTCTCTATTGTTGCAATTTAGCAGCACATGATATACGTTTGTGTGACGATCAAAAGAATATGTTTGGTGAGCGTGAATCCTTCGATAATCATAGACGGGCATCTTTGCGTTTTATTGTGGAAAATTGTGTACGTTTGTTGATGGGCGAATTGCCGGGTCTATATTTGGCGCCGCGTACATATGCGCAACTGCAAGAATTCAATGCAACATTGCGGAAATTCGATTATGCATCACATATGTTTTTGGCGGCGTTAAAGCGTTCGGAGAGTTTGCTGGGTGAACGGCATCGTCAATGGTGTACGATCTTTTTGGGTTTCAATTATGTGTGA